A window of Symphalangus syndactylus isolate Jambi chromosome 24, NHGRI_mSymSyn1-v2.1_pri, whole genome shotgun sequence contains these coding sequences:
- the GHRH gene encoding somatoliberin isoform X2 — MPLWVFFFVILTLSSSSHCSPPPPLTLRMRRYADAIFTNSYRKVLGQLSARKLLQDIMSRQQGESNQERGARARLGRQVDGMWAEQKQMELESILVALLQKHRNSQG, encoded by the exons ATGCCACTCTGGGTGTTCTTCTTTGTGATCCTCACCCTCAGCAGCAGCTCCCactgctccccacctcccccttTGACCCTCAG GATGCGGCGGTATGCAGATGCCATCTTCACCAACAGCTACCGGAAGGTGCTGGGCCAGCTGTCCGCCCGCAAGCTGCTCCAGGACATCATGAGCAGGCAGCAGGG AGAGAGCAACCAAGAGCGAGGAGCAAGGGCACGGCTTGGCCGTCAGGTAGACGGCATGTGGGCAGAACAAAAGCAAATGGAATTGGAGAGCATCCTGGTGGCCCTGCTGCAGAAGCACAg GAACTCCCAGGGATGA
- the GHRH gene encoding somatoliberin isoform X1, which produces MPLWVFFFVILTLSSSSHCSPPPPLTLRMRRYADAIFTNSYRKVLGQLSARKLLQDIMSRQQGESNQERGARARLGRQVDGMWAEQKQMELESILVALLQKHSRNSQG; this is translated from the exons ATGCCACTCTGGGTGTTCTTCTTTGTGATCCTCACCCTCAGCAGCAGCTCCCactgctccccacctcccccttTGACCCTCAG GATGCGGCGGTATGCAGATGCCATCTTCACCAACAGCTACCGGAAGGTGCTGGGCCAGCTGTCCGCCCGCAAGCTGCTCCAGGACATCATGAGCAGGCAGCAGGG AGAGAGCAACCAAGAGCGAGGAGCAAGGGCACGGCTTGGCCGTCAGGTAGACGGCATGTGGGCAGAACAAAAGCAAATGGAATTGGAGAGCATCCTGGTGGCCCTGCTGCAGAAGCACAg CAGGAACTCCCAGGGATGA